The stretch of DNA TATGTATTAGTAATCACTGTTTGAACATCTTTGACCATCTCTCAGCAAACTGTCTATAAGTTTCAGCAGCTATTTTTAAGAAAGGTTTAGACAAGTCAAGGTGGAGTTGATGAATTTAGTCTAACCATCTTTGCCTCTTATTGATTTATGATTGATTATAAGCAACATAAATGggtatatttatttttaggttCGAACTTACATGCAACAAATGCAATCAAACTAACAAaatagaatattctagaataaaACTGAGCATAGGAGATTCAGATAAGAATCGTTGCAAACAACAGATTTGGAGTATTCTTCTCTTTGTctttgttgaaggttgactagcaacaaaattcacattacagttatttgatatgaaaagattcaccatgtcttactctgttgtgttttaggtgcaaaatatgtagaaatgtgattacaagttcttagaagctcaaaaacgaacagttaatcgcagccacaccaaaccgccgtagtttggattctctttccaaaacggctcaaatgtggcgtagctgtggtagatggtttctgtttacactttcatgcaaccttattcgtcgaaataatttcacaaatatacttcacgcattcgataaaatcatgtctattgttcttacgcatctgttttatcgtcattgtaatgctgtcacttttagcagtgatatcttataacttaccgtaaaaattcgtttaatttttcaaccttaactcaaaggagtacatatcattgtatgataatcaagacgagcctgttggtcacttctgataatcgaaaagtgctgcaaaaattatttgcgaagtattgggtcacatgatcagattacgacttgccgattagaccaaaccgaaacaaaactgtaaaatagcaagcatctatatttgatacggggtcttcggtaaaacccgaagtgtttgtcataaactagtgctacgataagttttatattgagctttttattggcctttcaattcatgtgagaacatcacgtgacaagacaataaataaatttcatgactacgtcagagaaataaagagattccaatctacgacggcttttcgtttttgagcttttaaaagcttgtaatcacattaccacatatttggcacctacaacacaacagagtaagacgtggtgaatcttttgataccaaataactgtaatgtgaattttgttgcaagtcaacctttattttatttacactttcatgcaacctcattcgtcgaaatattttcacaaatatacttcacgcattcaataaaaccaggtctattgtccttacgcgtctatttcattatcattgtaatgctgtcactttcagcaccgatattttataacctaccgtgaaaattcgtttaattttttaaccttagctcgaaggagtacatatcattttctcctaaacatgacgagcctgctgttcacctgtgataatcgaaaaatgccgcaaaaattgtttgcgctgtttggcaggaagtatgggtcatatgatcagattacaactagacgattagaccaagccgaaacaaaactgtagagtagcaagcatctatatttgatacgggcttttctgtagaacccgaagtgtttgtcataaactagtgctacgagaagttttatatttagctttttattggcctttcaattcatgtgagaacatcacgtgtcaaaacaataaccaaatggattaactacgtcagagaaataaactgattccaatctacggcgatTTTGTgttggctgcgattaactgttcgtttttgagcttttaagagcttgtaatcacatttccacatcttttgcacctacaacgcagcagagtaagacatggtgaatcttttgatacctaataactgtaatgtgaattttgttgcaaatcaacctttaagaatttaCAAGTTCATTACAAAACCAGCTGTACTAGCTTCAAGCTGAATATCATTAAATTAACATGTTATCAATCAAGCCAAATTTGCAAATATTGTTGCTTATTATTTTTGCTGTATCACAATTTTTATAGTCTAACAAACCAATGCACACACTTCTGAAATAGCCCTTCCTGGAGTTGTCTGTTTTTATGACATTTTCTAAACTCTATTGTTTACTTCTATCGTAGCAATGTTACTGTCTGAGACAGTGCTAAGGGTTGTCAGTTCAACAGAGCTGTCTATAGTTTCCCTGTGTCCTCCATTCTGGGTGATGAATGAAGATTGTATGCAGAAGTGCTCCCGCAACCAATCAGGAACGAGACCAGGAAAGTTTCCAAAAAATATGCGTCGAAACTGAACATTTgtaagcaaatatataaataaattaattccaAAATTGAGCTGATAAAAGAAGAAGCACAGACATCTAATACTTTTCAATAATAAAGCTTGTTTAGCATATCTAATATAAGCTTGCTGCTCTTCTGCGACAGCAGATGGCCGGGGACTATCTGATCTAATCAAAAGCTCTGTCATCTGAACAGCCCCTAGCGGTAGCAGCAGTCCCAAGAATATTATTGAGGTAGCTATTAGCATCCAATTTGTGCGCATCTGTCGCTTTTCACCAGTTTTTCTGCTTTTCAGGACTTTCAGCGACATTTTCCTTCTAACTCGGGCTGATTTATGGATTCGGTAGATAATGACGGAGTTAAGTACCCCCATAGTAATTGCTGGGAACCAAGTGTTGATAGTCACATACACGTATATAGCCTCTTGGAACTTCCTCCTGTTTGTGTGGCAAGCTTTGTATCCAAACACTGAGTCACCCTCAAATCCAGATATAAAAACCTTGTGCATAGAGATGAGAAGGATTGCGATGCTGACTGATACGATAGTCGCTCTGGTTCTTTTTACCGAGCACAGTCGGTGGACTTTCAGAGGAAACTCGACAGCGATCAACCTTTCTACTGTAAAACACACAATCATCCAGACGCTCAACAGGTTGAAGAGCTCAACTAACACTGAATGGCAGAGACACAACCATTCCTTCTCTTGAAACGCCCTGTTGATCGTATCTGGATTCTGAGCTCGTAAAACACCAACCATGAAGTTGAAAATAAGGACGGATGAGTCATAAATGGCAAGAGCAAGCAAGTACATGTAGCTGGTGTTCTGTCTCACAGTCTTTCTCGACAGTGTGATGATGATGAGCAGGTTAAAAAGCAGACCAGAACAGACTATAGTTATGGTGCCATAATGAAGTAGAAAGCGACCAAGTTTAAGGAGTGGTGACAACCGGGCTTCGTACTCTTGCAGCTGACACGGCCAGGCTAAGGCTAATTCAGCCGTGATGTTGTGCTTCTCCATGGAAACTTCTGAATAGTCGGAGACACATGTCTTTGGTGACCTGCAACAAGTATATTGGGCAGACAATTACTTAGTGACCAAAATTGGTTAAACCTGAAACGCTGATGTCTGCATGTACCTCTGCTAGTCTGTGAGCCTTTCTAGGAAATGACCAGTTGACTTATCCTACAAGTGGACCTCTATTTGTCTGCTTCTGCTCAAGCATCTGtttattcatcaaaatataagtttattactagtgcaaatattttgttagccGTCTGTGGTGGCCTTAGAGATACACCATTGAATGTCATCATTTTAAATGCATCATACAAAAGGTTAGCCATGCTAATTTTGCTGAGACTATTTGAGTTATTCTGTTACAATCTACTTGAGTAGCAAATCTGACTTattaattatagttatataacCAACACTCGAAATGTTGAGTGGCAGATATgacttattaactatagttatataACCAACACTCTAAATGTTGAGTGGCAGATATgacttattaactatagttatataACCAACACTCTAAATGTTGAGTGGCAGATATgacttattaactatagttatataACCAACACTCTAGATGTTGGTTATATAACAATGACTATAACTATAGAGGGACTCTGTCTAAACAGGTGCAATCACTTTGCACactaacaaaaagtaaacatgaaAGCGTTTTTGTCCTTTGTTATCCGATTGGCTCAAACTCTTTAACTCTCCTGAGTAAATTACgcagtaaattacacaaaacaaatagggtaaaagttggccttcatcagtaaattgtgtttactttccctTTAATGAAACcgctttttaaaataattagctaaaatattttagctaACAAG from Watersipora subatra chromosome 2, tzWatSuba1.1, whole genome shotgun sequence encodes:
- the LOC137388109 gene encoding probable G-protein coupled receptor B0563.6, producing the protein MAVAEFLTGFEPSWLLVAGPKRWSPKTCVSDYSEVSMEKHNITAELALAWPCQLQEYEARLSPLLKLGRFLLHYGTITIVCSGLLFNLLIIITLSRKTVRQNTSYMYLLALAIYDSSVLIFNFMVGVLRAQNPDTINRAFQEKEWLCLCHSVLVELFNLLSVWMIVCFTVERLIAVEFPLKVHRLCSVKRTRATIVSVSIAILLISMHKVFISGFEGDSVFGYKACHTNRRKFQEAIYVYVTINTWFPAITMGVLNSVIIYRIHKSARVRRKMSLKVLKSRKTGEKRQMRTNWMLIATSIIFLGLLLPLGAVQMTELLIRSDSPRPSAVAEEQQAYIRYAKQALLLKSIRCLCFFFYQLNFGINLFIYLLTNVQFRRIFFGNFPGLVPDWLREHFCIQSSFITQNGGHRETIDSSVELTTLSTVSDKRSSSVHRDSLSLCVERSSSVHRDSLSLCMERSSSVHRHSLSLCMERSSSIHRDSLSLCMNRSSSVHRASLSLCVERSSSIHRDSLSLCVERSSSVHRDSLSLCAETWRGH